TGATCGGGAATCTGCAGTATTTCACGAACCTGCTTGTCATCAAATCCAATCATCGGGCAAGTGTCCCAGCCTTGATTCTTTGCTGCGAGCATAAACAGCATGGCAGAAAGTGAAGCATTACGAATTGCTTCTTCTTTTTGGAAGGTGTCACCTCTGTCTTCATAAAAGGAAGTTGTATCCTGAACTAAATGGTCATATTCCTGCTTGTTTACAATTCCGAGCATCTGCAGACCTTCATAGATTTCTGGTGCTTGTTTATAAGCAAGTTTGTTCCCAACTACCAATATAACAGCAGCCGCGCTTTTTACTTTGTATTGACCGTTTGCGGCATTTCTTATTTCAGCTTTTTTCTCATCATCTATAACGGCAATATACCTTGTATGCTGTAAATTAAAAGCAGATGGTGCTAGCTTAACCGTTTCAAAAATACTATTTAACTCTTCTGTTGAAATCGGGTTTCCTTCCAAAAAGTTGCTCGCAGAGCGTCGTGATTTAACTAGATCTAAAAATTCAGCCATGATTTGTTTCTCCTTCGATTTTATCTTTATTTAATATATCTCGAATTAAAGATATATTAAATAAAGTCCTTTGTAAAGCTTTTTACTTCCTGTTTTGCCAATAAAAAAACTGCCATTAGAGGCAGCTTTTTTTATGAGAAGCGTTTAATAGAAAAAGGTGAGATATTATATTCTGTCTTCCCCTTTGTTGCTAAGTCACTTAAAATTTTACCGACCACACTGCTGAATTTAAAGCCATGCCCTGAAAAACCTGCCGCAATGGCGACATTGGCGTAATCAGGATGAAGATCAATTATAAAGTCTTCATCAGGTGTCAATGTATATGTGCAAGTTTTGCCAAACTTCAGCTCATCTGTTAATGGCATATAAGTGGAAAGAAACTGCCCTACATCTCCCTCATCCTCGGCAAGCTCACCAAACGGGCTGATTGACTGGCCTGGTTGTATTTCAACACCGCCGCCGTCATGTCTGCCTATTTTCAAACCAGCTTGTTCGATGCTTGGAAAGCCGTAATACATGCCTTTTTCCGTTTCAAAGGAAAAGGCCGGAAAGTTTTCACTAGAATAAATGGTTTCATCAGCATGGAACCAAGCAAACGTCTTCCTTGTCGGTTTTAATGGCAGCGTTAAACCTAGAGTAGCTAACAGCTTGCCTGCTGATGCGCCGCCGCAAATGATAAGAGCGTCTCCATAATAGTTATTGGTTGCCGTTTTTACGATTGCCTTCCCATTATCCATCTGCAATTCTAGTACTTCTGTATATGTAAGAAGATCTGCTCCCTTTTTAATAGCCTGCTCTTTATATGCTTCTATACAAGTTTCACTTTTAAGCACTCCTGACGATTTTTCAAAGCAGCCGATATAATCAGCCGGTAGCTTAATGCCAGACCACCGCTCCATTACTTCACTTGCTTGCAGCACTTCCACTGGCAGGTTATATGTTTTCGCGCTATATATTATGTTTTTCATAAATGGTGAATCTGCTTTGCCGACATTTAATACACCTGTCTGCAAAAACAGCTGCTTGCCTGATACCTCTTCAAGCTCGCCCCAAAGCTCCTGTGCTTTTAACGCCAAAGGAACATACTCAGCACCTTCCCCGTATGCATGACGGATAATTCTTGTTTCGCCATGGTGGCTTCCATGTGCATGAGGAGGGTCATAGGCATCAATTAACAATGTCTTTTTTCCTTGTTCCGCTAAATAATAGCCTGCTGCCATCCCCATGGAACCGGCACCGATGATAATCGCATCATATTTTGTCAAAATATTTCCTCCTTCTCTTCCCCTAAACGTTAACTCTCTTTTTTTATATAGCCAATCATACCATTGTTGCACAGCTTGAAAAATAAAAATTTTCTAATAAGAGTTAATAATTGGGCTTCTTCTTAAAAAAAGTAGATAAGCTCATTAACAGCAAGCCGACATACCCTATACAGAAAACTCGCAACGGAAGGTGATTACATGCAATTTGGACCATATCAACCTAATTTCCCTTGGGGGCAAGGTCAACAAAGCTATCCATACGGCGGCTGGCAGCAAGGTCAGCAGAACTATCCGTTTGGTGGCTGGCAGCAACAAGGCTATCCATACGGCGGTTATCATCAATATCCTGGAGGGTATCATCAAGGTTTTCATGACGATTATCCATACGGATGGCATAAACCCCACCAAGATTGGCATAAGCCATACTACCCGCAAGATTCATGGAAAAAAGGCTACCATCATCCACAAGGTCATTGGGATGACTGGCATAAGCAATATCCACAAAGATAGTCACGATAAAAGAGGTGAGTGATCTCCTCTTTTTTCTATCTCACACTAAAAAAAGAGGAAGCGTCATTTAAGGAGGATCATGAGAATGGAACATAACGAACGTCCGCAGCATTTAGCATGGCATGAAACATTAGAAATACATGAATTAACAGCAGCACAATCAGTAGCATTAATGAAATTGAAACTCGCACTTCCAACGGTGACAGACCCAGAACTAAAAAGGCTGTACACAAAGGCTATTGAAGGTTTAACAGCTAATATAAAAGACTTGCTTGAATTCTATCCGTTAGCACCGAGAGAGGAAGACGAGGAAGAGGACTTGCGCAATCAAGCATTAACACCTTTTCTGGCAGGAGATTTACTTGGTCTATTTAAAGCAAGTGTCAAAAATTATGCGGTTGCCATTACTGAAACAGCTACACCTGAATTAAGAAAGGTGTTAAAAACACATATAAACAAAGCGATTGATTCACATGAGGAAGTATTCCACTATATGTATAAAAAGGGGTATTACCCAGCTTATGATTTAAAGAGTCTGCTGCAAAATGACGTTAATCTTGCCAAAAAAGCGCTTAGTAAATAGTCATTCGTTTTAGATGTGAAAACAGTAAACACCCCTCTTATTAGGATAAGAGGGGTCTGTTATTATGCTTGATTAGATTTCGTTTTTAATACTGCCACTGGTCTTGTTGCCAATGATACAACCGTAAGGACAACTAAGTTAATAATCAAGGCAATAATACCAACGTTGAAGTCCTTAATTGCTTGCGGCAAAAATGGGAACAATGTTCCGACAGTCGTGCCTGAAACTGTCACATAAGTAACCGTGGCAACACCTGCGATAATACCAGCAAACGCTCCTTGTTTCGTAACAAAATTATGTTTCATTAAGCTGAACAATAAGGTCGGAAACAATTGTGTTACAAGGCTGTATCCCATTAACAGCAAAGCAACAAGCGTTCCGCCGCCATTAAATGTAACGATTACGGAAATGAGCGCCACAACAGGTACAAGATAACGGGCCATGCTTGTGACTTGCTTGTCTGTTGCACTTGGTCGTAACACTTTATAAACGTTTTTCGCAAGCAAGGTTGCTGCTGCCATTAGAATCATCGAGCCAGGAACAAGAGCAGTCAAAATACCTGCCGCACCGATAATTCCTACCACCCATGGATCAAATGTCTGGATAGACAAACGAAGCAGTGCTAAATCCGTATCTGCTCCAGTTAATGTTGGCACTTGCAGAATCGCTGCAAAGCCTACGAAGAATACGAATAAAAGGACTAATTGATATAATGGCATGAAAATAGCATTTTTTCGGAAGGCTTTCTCTCCTTGAGAGGAATAAATGGAACCGAATGTATGCGGCCACATATAAAAGCCTAATGCTGTAAGTAAAACAGTTGTTACAAACCAAGAAGAGCTTTGTCCTGAATCAGGCAATGATAAAAAGCCTGCCTTCGCTGTGTCAATTGCTTCAAACATTGGCTGAATCCCGCCATAATAATGGTGCGGAAGATAAATTCCCAAAAATAAGACCACAACAAGAATAAGAATATCCTTCGCAACAGCAGTCCATGCAGAGCCGTGAATACCTGAGACCATTACATAGACGGTTACAACGATAATGCCGATCCAAATCGCCACAGTTGGTGAAATATGGCCATAAGAAGCCTCTGATACAATAATTCCAAGCCCTTTCAGCTGCAGAACAAAATAAGGAATCATCGCAACAAACCCTACAAGCGAAACAAGAATTCCTAAATACGGGCTGTTGTATTTGCTGACGAAAAAGTCTGATTGAGACACAAGCTTGTTGTCTTTTGCGTAGCGCCAGATTTTCGGCAGCAAAAAGTATGACATAATATAAGCAAGAGCACCGTATGAAATAATATAATAGGTTGGGCCGCCTTTACTATATGCCCAGCCGCTTCCTCCAAGGAAGGTGAAGGTTGTATAAATTTCCCCTGCCATCAGCACGAATACTAAAACGGAACCGAATCCTCTTCCTCCTACAGACCATTGTTCTAAATCCATGTCTTTTCCTTTTTTTGCCCGAATACCTAAAAAGATAGATAGTAGCATCGTAGCAAAAATAATTACTAATGCAGCATTCATTCTGTTTCACCTTCTTTATTTTTTGGATCGATTTTATAGATAATT
This DNA window, taken from Niallia sp. Man26, encodes the following:
- a CDS encoding sodium:solute symporter; amino-acid sequence: MNAALVIIFATMLLSIFLGIRAKKGKDMDLEQWSVGGRGFGSVLVFVLMAGEIYTTFTFLGGSGWAYSKGGPTYYIISYGALAYIMSYFLLPKIWRYAKDNKLVSQSDFFVSKYNSPYLGILVSLVGFVAMIPYFVLQLKGLGIIVSEASYGHISPTVAIWIGIIVVTVYVMVSGIHGSAWTAVAKDILILVVVLFLGIYLPHHYYGGIQPMFEAIDTAKAGFLSLPDSGQSSSWFVTTVLLTALGFYMWPHTFGSIYSSQGEKAFRKNAIFMPLYQLVLLFVFFVGFAAILQVPTLTGADTDLALLRLSIQTFDPWVVGIIGAAGILTALVPGSMILMAAATLLAKNVYKVLRPSATDKQVTSMARYLVPVVALISVIVTFNGGGTLVALLLMGYSLVTQLFPTLLFSLMKHNFVTKQGAFAGIIAGVATVTYVTVSGTTVGTLFPFLPQAIKDFNVGIIALIINLVVLTVVSLATRPVAVLKTKSNQA
- a CDS encoding nitroreductase family protein; translated protein: MAEFLDLVKSRRSASNFLEGNPISTEELNSIFETVKLAPSAFNLQHTRYIAVIDDEKKAEIRNAANGQYKVKSAAAVILVVGNKLAYKQAPEIYEGLQMLGIVNKQEYDHLVQDTTSFYEDRGDTFQKEEAIRNASLSAMLFMLAAKNQGWDTCPMIGFDDKQVREILQIPDQEEVVLMITIGKEKTDSRQPRGYRKPVREFVDYI
- the solA gene encoding N-methyl-L-tryptophan oxidase; translated protein: MTKYDAIIIGAGSMGMAAGYYLAEQGKKTLLIDAYDPPHAHGSHHGETRIIRHAYGEGAEYVPLALKAQELWGELEEVSGKQLFLQTGVLNVGKADSPFMKNIIYSAKTYNLPVEVLQASEVMERWSGIKLPADYIGCFEKSSGVLKSETCIEAYKEQAIKKGADLLTYTEVLELQMDNGKAIVKTATNNYYGDALIICGGASAGKLLATLGLTLPLKPTRKTFAWFHADETIYSSENFPAFSFETEKGMYYGFPSIEQAGLKIGRHDGGGVEIQPGQSISPFGELAEDEGDVGQFLSTYMPLTDELKFGKTCTYTLTPDEDFIIDLHPDYANVAIAAGFSGHGFKFSSVVGKILSDLATKGKTEYNISPFSIKRFS
- a CDS encoding spore coat protein, with the translated sequence MRMEHNERPQHLAWHETLEIHELTAAQSVALMKLKLALPTVTDPELKRLYTKAIEGLTANIKDLLEFYPLAPREEDEEEDLRNQALTPFLAGDLLGLFKASVKNYAVAITETATPELRKVLKTHINKAIDSHEEVFHYMYKKGYYPAYDLKSLLQNDVNLAKKALSK